A genomic stretch from Candidatus Zixiibacteriota bacterium includes:
- the rsgA gene encoding ribosome small subunit-dependent GTPase A, with the protein MAVDGIVIRGHGKSFVVRSHGKDISCELRGKLKFMSDAATAVAVGDSVTILLNADGTGTIEQVEERSSMFFRPTKGMENRKQIIAANLDQLAVVASVRNPPLNPRFIDRFLIAAELGDMKPLVIINKLDLGHPKILAELQKGYAGIGIHLLPVSAVTGEGLDSLGQALKDHKTILAGHSGVGKTALINYLIPGLNLREGAVSEYSDRGIHTTSLVELFQLPTGGFIADTPGLKVLGLWEMEKAELALYFPEMNPFLEDCRFSGCSHTHEPDCAVIKAVREGKIPKFRYDSYLAIRESL; encoded by the coding sequence ATGGCGGTTGATGGGATTGTTATCCGCGGACATGGCAAGTCATTTGTAGTTCGTTCTCACGGCAAAGATATTTCTTGTGAACTGAGGGGGAAACTCAAGTTCATGAGCGATGCCGCCACAGCCGTGGCTGTGGGGGATTCCGTCACCATTTTGCTCAATGCCGATGGTACCGGAACCATTGAGCAGGTGGAGGAACGATCCTCAATGTTTTTCCGTCCAACCAAAGGGATGGAGAACCGAAAGCAAATTATCGCCGCCAATCTCGACCAGTTGGCGGTGGTCGCCTCGGTGCGGAATCCGCCGCTCAATCCGCGTTTCATCGATCGCTTTCTTATCGCCGCCGAGCTCGGCGATATGAAACCATTAGTCATTATCAACAAGCTTGATTTGGGGCACCCCAAAATCCTTGCCGAGCTGCAAAAAGGGTATGCCGGTATAGGAATTCATCTCCTCCCGGTTTCGGCGGTCACCGGTGAGGGGCTCGATTCTCTTGGCCAAGCCCTGAAAGATCATAAAACCATTCTGGCGGGACACTCCGGAGTCGGGAAAACCGCCCTTATCAATTACCTGATCCCCGGCCTGAATCTCAGAGAGGGAGCAGTTTCGGAATACAGCGATCGAGGCATCCATACCACCTCACTGGTGGAGCTCTTCCAGCTCCCGACAGGCGGTTTCATAGCCGACACCCCGGGGCTTAAAGTCTTGGGACTCTGGGAAATGGAAAAAGCGGAACTTGCTCTTTATTTCCCGGAAATGAATCCATTCCTGGAAGATTGCCGGTTTTCCGGTTGTAGCCATACTCATGAGCCGGATTGCGCTGTCATCAAAGCAGTCAGGGAAGGGAAAATACCCAAATTCCGCTATGACAGCTACCTGGCCATTCGGGAATCACTCTAG
- a CDS encoding MlaD family protein translates to MAAKNIEFRVGFVVILALIIFVSAILWIQGYRFGKNNYKVSVLFDEVGSLAKGDPVMVSGIRKGKVYDLALTESGVKVILILSNDVILKEDAAITVKNIGLMGERFIAVRPGKGDRDYNLNVPIRGSYDTGIPEVMGMMGEMIDELRNLVHSLKNSIASDENLDKFSRIVTNFENLSQSLNEYVNRNNNKLDQTAENFFKASAELRRVTTDNAGKVDSAMARVDNSSKKIEKMVDDLANVAATARQFATKLDSGDGTLQMLVDDRKLYDDLRRTADNIDDLVNDIRANPQKYIRLKVELF, encoded by the coding sequence ATGGCAGCAAAGAATATAGAATTTCGCGTCGGTTTCGTCGTCATCTTGGCCCTGATTATTTTCGTCTCGGCCATCCTCTGGATCCAGGGATACCGTTTTGGGAAAAACAATTATAAGGTTTCGGTTCTTTTTGATGAGGTTGGCTCACTGGCCAAGGGGGACCCGGTGATGGTCTCCGGCATCAGAAAAGGGAAGGTTTATGACCTGGCTCTGACCGAAAGCGGGGTGAAAGTCATACTTATTTTAAGCAATGATGTTATTCTCAAGGAGGACGCTGCCATAACGGTCAAGAATATTGGATTGATGGGGGAGCGATTTATTGCTGTCAGACCGGGAAAAGGGGATAGAGACTATAACCTGAATGTCCCTATCCGAGGGAGTTACGATACCGGCATTCCGGAGGTCATGGGAATGATGGGGGAAATGATTGATGAACTGCGAAACCTGGTCCATTCCCTGAAGAATTCCATTGCCTCCGATGAGAACCTGGACAAATTCTCGCGAATCGTGACCAACTTTGAGAATCTGTCGCAATCGTTGAACGAATATGTCAATCGAAACAATAATAAACTGGACCAGACGGCGGAGAATTTTTTCAAAGCCTCGGCCGAATTGCGGCGGGTGACCACCGACAATGCCGGCAAAGTTGATTCGGCCATGGCTCGGGTAGACAACAGTTCAAAGAAAATAGAAAAGATGGTTGACGACCTGGCTAATGTCGCTGCCACGGCCCGGCAGTTTGCCACCAAACTGGACAGCGGCGACGGCACGCTACAAATGCTGGTTGATGACCGCAAGCTATATGATGATTTGCGCCGGACGGCCGATAATATTGATGATTTGGTTAACGACATTCGTGCCAATCCGCAGAAATATATTCGACTTAAAGTGGAGTTATTTTAA